TGACTCGCCGATAAGGCGAACTGAAAGAGAAACATTCGGGCAATCGTTCTTACAAAACTTGAGATTGATATCGTTTGAATTTTATTTTTCCGAATAAATGTTCGCTTTTTTGTTGGCAAAAGGAATAAAAAAATGTATGATAGATATAGAAAGAGTTTATGAGGAGGAATTCAAATGAGTGATCGTAAAGCAGCGTTAGATATGGCGCTTCGACAGATAGAGAAGCAATTCGGTAAAGGATCCATTATGAAGCTTGGCGAACAAAGTGATCGGAAAATCTCAACAACTTCAAGTGGGTCGCTAGCGTTGGATATTGCTCTTGGTGTTGGTGGGTACCCAAGAGGACGTATTATAGAGGTCTACGGTCCAGAATCCTCTGGGAAAACGACGGTCGCTTTGCATGCCATTGCCGAGACACAGCAAAATGGAGGAACAGCAGCCTTTATTGATGCCGAGCATGCCCTTGATCCGGAATATGCTCAGAAGCTTGGCGTTAATATTGATGAACTGTTGCTCTCGCAGCCGGATACTGGTGAACAGGCATTAGAGATCGCAGAAGCTCTTGTTCGGAGCGGTGCTGTTGACATCCTTGTTATTGATTCTGTTGCCGCTCTTGTTCCTAAAGCAGAAATTGAAGGAGAGATGGGGGATTCGCACGTTGGTTTGCAAGCTCGTCTCATGTCTCAAGCTCTACGTAAGCTTTCTGGGGCGATTAGCAAGTCGAAAACAACTGCGATCTTCATAAACCAAATCCGTGAAAAAATAGGCGTCATGTTCGGAAATCCAGAAACTACGCCAGGGGGTCGTGCATTAAAATTCTATTCCTCTGTTCGTCTTGAAGTACGCCGTGCAGAAACGTTGAAGCAGGGCAATGATATGGTCGGGAATAAAACGCGTATTAAAGTCGTCAAAAATAAGGTAGCTCCGCCTTTCAAACAAGCGGAAGTGGATATTATGTATGGCGAAGGAATTTCAAAAGAAGGGGAAATTCTTGATATTGGTTCTGATATTGACATTGTCCAAAAGAGTGGCGCTTGGTATGCCTTTAATGATGAACGCTTAGGTCAGGGGCGTGAAAATGCAAAGCAATTCCTCAAAGAAAATGTAGAAATTCGTAAAGTTATTCTGGAAAGCGTTCGGAGCCATTATAACCTTGACGCGCCGAAAGTTACTCCAGAGGAAGAAGATGCGGATGATCAAGATAAGCTTGATCTAGCTTAACAACGTTACCCCCGTTACGCATAGCAATAATAAATGAAACGAGCCACCTTGATAACGTCTGTCTTCAAGGCGGCTCGTTTTTTGCGTAAAGAGAAGTTCCTTACTCAACTTTCGTACCTAGAATTTACTTGATATAAACGGGGAAAACCGGCACATTGGTTCAACTCGCTTTTCTATTTATTTCGTTTTACGAGACCGAGCCAAAGTAAAAACAATTTACGCAGAAACAAACATGAGCGTAGTCAAAATACGTAGACTCCTGCGGGAACAGCGCGAGCTGAAGATCCCGGAGGAAAGCCGCTTTTGCTTTCCGAGGAAGCTGAAGCCGTGCCCGCGGAAAGCGAAGTATTTTGACGAAGCGGTCGTGTTTTCTTTGCCGTTGGAGTCCCGTTAGTGGCTGCTTTTGATGATGCACTCATTTTATATGATGTGACATGAAATAAAAAGGGACTCAACTTGTTAATTATAGTGTAGAAATCCGCTGTTACTATAAGGCGATCTTTTAGTAAATACAGGATTGTGAGCATTGGCACCTTTAGATACTGAGTACAGCAGGTGTTGTTCTCAAAATGTCAATCGATCTACCCCACCTTGCTTCCACTCAGGTACAGCAAGCGTTGAGGTGATTTTTGCTCTGCGAAAGTTGTTTTACGTAGCACCAGACAAAACAAGCAGCGAAGAAAGTGCACGATTCTAGATCAACCCATTCATGCAGAATGAAATCGTTTGCCATATCTAAAATGAAAAATTTTAGGAGGGTCGGAGTTGCCATATAGGCAATGAGCACCGGACAAAACAAACCAACAAAGGATCCGAACGATTCGCATCCGCCTGAACCAAAGGGGATTGCTTGACATTCCGTGCTTGCAGCCGTAAAATTACGATGTATAATTCTTTACTATACACAAAAGTAAATAATGGTATTGTGCTGTATGTTGACTTCTGCTGAGTAGCAATATACATGCCGACATGAATGGAACAACTAAGATGTTTAAGGCAAGGAGGTGAACTCGTGTGCCATCAATGAATGATTGGACAGTGTTTCTCATCTCTAATGTTGTTATCTTAATCGTCGGCGCAATCGTCGGTTATTTTGTTCGCAAATCCATTGCAGAAGCGAAAATTTCCAGTGCGGAGAACGCAGCGCAGCAAATCGTGGATGAAGGTAAAAGAGAAGCTGATGCCTTGAAAAAGGAGGCTCTCCTGGAAGCAAAGGATGAGATTCATAAGCTTCGAACTACCACTGAAGAAGAAGTACGCGACCGAAGAAATGAATTGCAGAAACAAGAAAATCGGATATTGCACAAAGAAGAGAACCTTGACAGGAAAAGTGAAAATGTAGACAAACGTGAACTTTCACTTGAGAAAAAAGAGGATTCTCTGGCGGTGAAGCAACAACAAATTGAAGAGATGAAAAACAAAGTCGATCACCTAATTCAAATGCAGCATACAGAATTGGAACGAATTTCGGGATTGACTAGTGAAGAAGCACGACAAATGATTTCTCAAGAAGCAGAAAAAGAGCTGTCCCATGAAATGGCAATTATGATTAAAGATCATGAGAACCGTGCGAAAGAAGAGGCAGACAAACGTGCGAAAAACATTCTCTCTCTTGCTCTTCAACGATGTGCTGCCGACCATGTAGCAGAGACCACGGTGTCTGTCGTCAATCTTCCAAATGATGAAATGAAAGGCCGC
This window of the Aureibacillus halotolerans genome carries:
- the recA gene encoding recombinase RecA: MSDRKAALDMALRQIEKQFGKGSIMKLGEQSDRKISTTSSGSLALDIALGVGGYPRGRIIEVYGPESSGKTTVALHAIAETQQNGGTAAFIDAEHALDPEYAQKLGVNIDELLLSQPDTGEQALEIAEALVRSGAVDILVIDSVAALVPKAEIEGEMGDSHVGLQARLMSQALRKLSGAISKSKTTAIFINQIREKIGVMFGNPETTPGGRALKFYSSVRLEVRRAETLKQGNDMVGNKTRIKVVKNKVAPPFKQAEVDIMYGEGISKEGEILDIGSDIDIVQKSGAWYAFNDERLGQGRENAKQFLKENVEIRKVILESVRSHYNLDAPKVTPEEEDADDQDKLDLA